One stretch of Shewanella sp. Arc9-LZ DNA includes these proteins:
- the surE gene encoding 5'/3'-nucleotidase SurE, whose protein sequence is MINILVSNDDGVRAPGIIALTHALSEFAQVLTVAPDRNCSGASNSLTLTNPLRINNLENGYVSVNGTPTDCVHLAIRQLCQTEPDIVVSGINAGANMGDDTLYSGTVAAAMEGRFLGLPAIAVSLVGKSLIHYDTAAVYAAKIVKGLLQHPISRDQILNVNVPDLPLAQIKGIKVTRLGARHKAEGMIKTQDPAGKDIYWLGPVGSEQDSGEGTDFGAVAAGYVSITPLTVDLTAYNQLDGLADWIIKI, encoded by the coding sequence ATGATTAATATTTTAGTCAGTAATGATGATGGCGTGAGAGCCCCCGGCATCATTGCATTAACCCACGCATTGAGTGAGTTTGCGCAAGTATTAACTGTCGCACCGGATCGTAATTGCTCTGGTGCGAGCAATTCATTAACCTTGACTAATCCATTAAGAATTAATAACTTAGAAAATGGCTATGTTTCGGTTAATGGTACACCGACAGATTGTGTGCATCTCGCGATTAGGCAATTGTGTCAAACCGAACCTGATATTGTCGTTTCTGGTATTAATGCCGGGGCGAATATGGGGGATGACACTTTATATTCAGGCACTGTTGCAGCGGCAATGGAGGGACGTTTTTTAGGTTTACCTGCCATTGCTGTGTCACTGGTTGGAAAATCATTAATCCATTACGATACAGCAGCTGTTTACGCAGCCAAAATTGTAAAAGGGTTGCTGCAACATCCTATTAGTCGTGATCAAATTTTGAATGTTAATGTTCCAGATTTACCTTTAGCACAAATTAAAGGGATTAAAGTTACCCGTTTAGGAGCGCGACATAAAGCCGAAGGTATGATAAAAACCCAAGATCCAGCGGGTAAAGATATATACTGGCTTGGTCCTGTTGGCAGTGAACAAGATTCCGGTGAAGGGACTGACTTTGGTGCTGTAGCTGCGGGATATGTATCTATAACGCCACTCACGGTAGACTTAACGGCATACAATCAACTTGATGGATTAGCCGATTGGATAATAAAAATATGA
- a CDS encoding peptidoglycan DD-metalloendopeptidase family protein: MNTGWPNFVVLAIMLTGCSFQADRPAPVDSLSSKNHGPRYHKGSLKTDKYKVQKGDTLYSIAWGAGRNFVEVARLNRLSAPYTIYPGQTLNLATTNNSQSAPARASQPSVNSVQTQAVTKPYISSSNSSILKTIKPTVAPNPVPAVVSVRTKKDLDHKVKPAYSVTTTQQTINQSASGSVANLPQQVQQWHWPVRGRIVGYFSASEQGNQGIKIAGNRGDIIKAAADGRVVYAGNALRGYGNLVIIKHNDDFLSAYAHADTILVKEKQYVSAGQTVAKMGSTGTHQVMLHFEVRFHGKSVNPLRYLPKQ, from the coding sequence ATGAATACCGGTTGGCCCAACTTTGTGGTCTTAGCAATCATGCTCACTGGATGCAGCTTTCAAGCTGATCGTCCCGCACCGGTAGACAGCTTATCGTCAAAAAATCATGGTCCTCGGTATCATAAAGGCTCATTAAAAACCGATAAATATAAAGTACAGAAAGGTGACACACTTTATTCAATAGCTTGGGGGGCTGGACGTAATTTTGTCGAAGTTGCCCGTTTGAATCGTTTATCGGCTCCTTATACTATTTATCCTGGGCAAACGCTTAATTTAGCCACTACAAATAATAGTCAATCGGCACCTGCTCGAGCATCCCAACCTTCTGTTAATTCAGTACAAACCCAAGCCGTTACTAAACCCTATATTTCGAGTTCGAATAGTTCTATATTAAAAACAATCAAACCTACGGTTGCGCCAAACCCAGTCCCAGCAGTCGTTTCAGTCAGAACGAAAAAAGATCTTGATCACAAAGTGAAGCCTGCGTATTCTGTAACAACTACCCAACAAACAATTAACCAAAGTGCGAGTGGTTCTGTCGCTAATTTGCCACAGCAAGTTCAGCAATGGCACTGGCCAGTTAGAGGCCGAATAGTTGGATATTTTTCGGCATCAGAACAAGGCAATCAAGGTATAAAGATTGCTGGTAATCGCGGCGATATTATTAAAGCCGCAGCAGATGGGAGAGTCGTGTATGCCGGTAATGCACTGCGCGGGTATGGCAACTTAGTTATTATCAAACACAATGATGATTTTTTAAGTGCTTATGCGCATGCCGACACGATATTGGTTAAAGAAAAGCAATATGTGAGTGCAGGACAAACAGTTGCAAAAATGGGCAGTACCGGGACACACCAAGTTATGCTTCACTTTGAAGTACGATTTCATGGTAAGTCTGTCAACCCATTACGATATCTACCTAAACAGTAA
- the ftsB gene encoding cell division protein FtsB — MKQLIFLLICLLSLLQYRLWLGDNNLSEYVLLQTQIAGQEQSNGKLVARNQILKEEIIDLKSGTEAIEERARNELGMVKDGETFYRVVGSELRERNPFNR, encoded by the coding sequence ATGAAGCAACTAATATTTTTACTGATTTGTTTATTGTCACTTTTACAGTACCGGCTTTGGTTGGGCGATAACAATTTGTCAGAATATGTCTTATTGCAAACCCAAATAGCAGGCCAAGAACAAAGTAATGGCAAGCTTGTCGCTCGAAATCAAATTCTTAAAGAAGAAATTATCGATTTGAAAAGTGGCACAGAAGCCATTGAAGAACGTGCCCGTAACGAATTAGGTATGGTGAAAGACGGCGAAACGTTTTATCGGGTCGTGGGTAGCGAACTACGTGAACGGAACCCATTTAATCGTTAA
- the rpoS gene encoding RNA polymerase sigma factor RpoS, which yields MSRKNNTASAEYLVDLAKQPPEVATGKRDLVQQLDIEEKVQDDLQKNLDATQLYLGEIGFSPLLTAEEEVFFSRKSLKGCEKSRNRMIESNLRLVVKISRRYNNRGLALLDLIEEGNLGLIRAVEKFDPERGFRFSTYATWWIRQTIERAIMNQTRTIRLPIHIVKELNVYLRTARQLAQKLDHEPTAEEIAEKLDVSTGDVSRMLKLNERITSVDSPLSGDNEKALLDVIADDDSVGPDYRVQNEDLSNSIVGWLNELNTKQREVLARRFGLLGYEPSTLENVGAEIGLTRERVRQIQVEALKRLKDLLGAQGLSVEALFRD from the coding sequence ATGAGCCGCAAAAATAATACTGCTTCAGCAGAATATCTTGTCGATCTAGCTAAACAACCACCAGAAGTTGCAACCGGTAAACGCGATTTGGTGCAACAACTTGATATTGAAGAAAAAGTCCAAGATGACTTACAAAAAAATTTAGACGCTACTCAATTATATTTAGGTGAAATAGGTTTTTCTCCGCTACTGACAGCAGAGGAAGAAGTGTTTTTTTCACGTAAATCCCTCAAAGGCTGCGAAAAGTCTCGCAACCGCATGATAGAAAGTAACCTCCGTCTTGTTGTTAAAATTTCCAGAAGATATAACAATCGTGGTTTAGCGCTGCTCGATCTGATCGAAGAAGGCAATTTAGGCTTAATTCGAGCGGTTGAAAAGTTTGATCCTGAGCGTGGTTTCCGTTTTTCCACTTATGCAACGTGGTGGATCAGACAAACCATTGAACGGGCGATCATGAACCAGACTCGCACTATCCGTCTACCAATTCATATTGTAAAAGAATTAAATGTGTACTTGCGTACAGCAAGACAGCTTGCCCAAAAACTTGATCACGAACCGACCGCAGAAGAAATCGCCGAAAAGTTAGATGTGTCGACCGGTGATGTTAGCCGTATGCTGAAGTTAAACGAAAGAATTACTTCGGTAGACTCGCCTCTGAGTGGCGATAATGAGAAGGCATTATTAGATGTTATTGCTGATGATGATTCCGTTGGCCCTGATTATCGGGTACAAAATGAAGATTTATCTAATTCGATAGTGGGCTGGTTAAACGAATTAAACACTAAACAACGCGAAGTGTTAGCAAGACGTTTTGGTTTACTCGGATATGAACCTTCAACATTAGAGAATGTCGGTGCCGAAATTGGTTTAACACGTGAGCGTGTACGTCAAATTCAAGTCGAAGCGCTTAAACGCTTAAAAGACTTACTTGGGGCGCAAGGACTGTCGGTTGAAGCATTATTCAGAGATTAA
- the eno gene encoding phosphopyruvate hydratase produces the protein MANIIKVIGREIMDSRGNPTVEAEVHLEGGFIGMAAAPSGASTGSREALELRDGDKARYLGKGVLKAVAAVNGPIAEALKGKDALAQAELDQIMIDLDGTENKAKFGANAILAVSLAVAKAAAAAKHVPLYAHIADLNGTPGVYSMPLPMMNIINGGEHADNSVDIQEFMIQPVGAKTFREGLRMGAEVFHSLAKVLKADGHSTAVGDEGGFAPNLASNEAALAAIKVAVANAGYELGKDITLAMDCAASEFYDKEANIYDLKGEGKKFTSEEFNFFLQGLTERYPIVSIEDGLDESDWDGFAHQTKLMGDKIQLVGDDLFVTNTKILKRGIDNGIANSILIKFNQIGTLTETLAAIKMAKDAGFTVVISHRSGETEDSTIADLAVGTAAGQIKTGSLSRSDRVAKYNQLLRIEEALGSKAPYNGLKEVKGQG, from the coding sequence ATGGCTAACATCATTAAAGTGATTGGTCGCGAGATTATGGATTCGCGCGGTAACCCAACTGTAGAAGCAGAAGTGCATTTAGAAGGCGGTTTTATTGGTATGGCTGCGGCACCATCTGGCGCATCAACCGGTAGTCGCGAAGCATTAGAACTGCGTGATGGCGACAAAGCACGTTACTTAGGTAAAGGGGTTCTTAAAGCGGTTGCTGCTGTTAATGGCCCAATTGCTGAAGCACTTAAAGGTAAAGATGCATTGGCTCAAGCTGAACTTGACCAAATCATGATTGACTTAGACGGTACCGAAAACAAAGCAAAATTTGGCGCTAACGCCATTCTTGCTGTTTCTCTAGCAGTTGCAAAAGCTGCCGCTGCTGCTAAACACGTCCCTTTATATGCTCATATTGCTGATCTAAACGGTACACCAGGTGTTTACTCTATGCCTCTTCCAATGATGAACATCATCAATGGTGGCGAGCACGCCGATAACAGCGTTGATATTCAAGAGTTTATGATCCAACCTGTTGGCGCTAAAACTTTCCGTGAAGGCCTACGTATGGGCGCGGAAGTATTCCACAGCCTTGCTAAAGTACTTAAAGCTGACGGTCACTCAACTGCGGTTGGTGATGAAGGTGGTTTTGCTCCAAACTTAGCATCTAACGAAGCTGCACTTGCTGCAATCAAAGTTGCTGTTGCCAACGCCGGTTACGAGCTAGGTAAAGACATCACGTTAGCGATGGATTGTGCTGCTTCTGAATTTTACGACAAAGAAGCCAACATCTACGATCTTAAAGGTGAAGGCAAGAAGTTTACTTCTGAAGAATTTAACTTCTTCTTACAAGGTCTTACTGAACGCTACCCAATTGTTTCTATCGAAGATGGTCTGGACGAGTCTGACTGGGATGGTTTTGCTCACCAAACTAAACTAATGGGCGATAAAATCCAATTAGTGGGTGACGATCTATTCGTAACAAACACTAAAATCCTTAAGCGTGGTATCGACAACGGCATCGCTAACTCTATTTTGATTAAATTCAACCAAATCGGTACTTTAACCGAAACATTGGCTGCAATTAAAATGGCTAAAGATGCAGGTTTTACTGTTGTTATCTCTCATCGTAGTGGCGAGACAGAAGATTCAACGATTGCTGATTTAGCTGTTGGTACCGCGGCTGGCCAAATCAAAACGGGTTCACTAAGCCGTAGTGACCGTGTTGCCAAATATAACCAATTGCTACGTATCGAAGAAGCTCTAGGTTCAAAAGCACCATACAACGGTCTTAAAGAAGTGAAAGGCCAAGGATAA
- the ispF gene encoding 2-C-methyl-D-erythritol 2,4-cyclodiphosphate synthase: MNIRIGHGFDVHKFGGDSPLILGGVTVPYDCGLIAHSDGDVVLHAISDAILGAMALGDIGKHFPDTDANFAGADSRVLLRHCYQLALQKQFVLGNLDVTIIAQAPKMAPHIEAIRQCLSADLQTDIDNINVKATTTENLGFTGRKEGIAVEAVVLMKSQ, translated from the coding sequence ATGAATATTCGTATCGGTCATGGTTTTGATGTACATAAATTTGGCGGTGATAGCCCATTGATTTTAGGTGGTGTTACTGTTCCTTATGACTGTGGACTGATTGCCCATTCTGACGGTGATGTTGTACTGCATGCCATTAGTGATGCGATATTAGGGGCGATGGCGTTAGGTGATATAGGTAAACATTTCCCTGATACTGATGCTAATTTTGCTGGTGCTGATAGTCGAGTGCTATTAAGACACTGTTATCAACTTGCACTGCAAAAGCAGTTTGTTTTAGGTAATCTAGATGTCACCATTATTGCTCAAGCACCTAAGATGGCACCCCATATTGAAGCCATACGTCAGTGCTTAAGTGCTGACTTACAAACAGATATCGATAATATTAATGTTAAAGCGACGACTACCGAAAATCTCGGTTTTACTGGACGTAAAGAAGGCATTGCTGTTGAAGCTGTTGTGTTGATGAAGAGCCAATAA
- the truD gene encoding tRNA pseudouridine(13) synthase TruD has product MKELHYLFGKPISQADLRTNNSDFIVKEILPFTPTGEGEHHMLHVRKNGMNTVYVAEILAKFAKVHPKEVTYAGQKDKNAITEQWFGIRIPGKETPEWTELNDDKLTILSSSRHSKKLRIGALLGNRFVLTLRNINDTADVESRLQQIAKLGVPNYFGEQRFGHDGKNLILGRQMLSGGRNIKDRHKRSMYLSAVRSNIFNQVVSFRLANHQVDTVAGDCVMLAGSKSYFTAEVWDDVLNSRLAEKDIQLSAPLWGRGTPLAQGEALALELTPLAELSADLQGLEEAGLSQERRPLLLEPQGMKWQFDADTLTLEFVLPAGSYATSVLRELADYQDVQESQRKVMVAEQQAQKNEEC; this is encoded by the coding sequence ATGAAAGAATTACATTATCTATTTGGTAAACCAATAAGCCAAGCTGATTTACGTACCAATAACAGCGACTTTATTGTTAAAGAAATTTTGCCTTTTACCCCAACAGGGGAAGGCGAGCATCATATGCTTCATGTACGTAAAAATGGCATGAATACCGTATATGTTGCTGAAATATTAGCTAAATTTGCTAAAGTGCATCCCAAAGAAGTGACCTATGCCGGTCAGAAAGACAAAAATGCTATTACTGAACAATGGTTCGGCATACGTATTCCTGGTAAAGAAACGCCAGAGTGGACAGAGCTAAATGACGATAAATTAACCATTCTGTCGAGCAGTCGTCACAGTAAAAAATTGCGTATTGGCGCTTTACTTGGAAATCGATTTGTACTGACATTGCGTAATATCAATGATACTGCCGATGTCGAATCTCGTTTACAGCAGATAGCCAAACTCGGTGTCCCCAATTATTTTGGTGAGCAACGCTTTGGCCATGATGGTAAAAACCTGATCTTAGGTCGACAAATGCTCAGTGGTGGTCGAAACATAAAAGATCGCCATAAGCGCAGCATGTATTTATCGGCCGTGCGTTCCAATATATTCAATCAGGTAGTGTCATTTCGTTTAGCTAATCATCAGGTCGATACCGTCGCTGGCGATTGCGTGATGTTAGCTGGCAGTAAAAGCTATTTTACCGCCGAAGTATGGGATGATGTTCTCAACAGCCGCTTAGCTGAAAAAGATATTCAACTTTCAGCTCCTCTTTGGGGACGGGGAACACCATTAGCACAAGGTGAGGCATTAGCTTTAGAGTTAACGCCATTAGCTGAATTATCGGCCGATTTACAGGGACTCGAAGAAGCGGGTTTATCGCAAGAGAGACGGCCATTATTACTTGAGCCTCAAGGAATGAAATGGCAGTTTGATGCTGATACGCTCACACTTGAATTTGTGTTGCCTGCAGGGAGTTATGCCACCTCGGTGCTACGCGAGCTCGCTGATTACCAAGATGTCCAAGAGTCGCAACGAAAAGTCATGGTTGCCGAGCAACAAGCACAAAAAAATGAAGAGTGTTAA
- the ispD gene encoding 2-C-methyl-D-erythritol 4-phosphate cytidylyltransferase yields the protein MSNNPRSIIAIVPAAGVGSRMGADKPKQYLMLGQQSILGHTLDTLLAHPDIAQVIVALHPQDNYFSQLPQSKHPKLTQVVGGGERADSVLAALDYAHSHNPDAWALVHDAARPCVTHQDITQLIESVAIHPQGAILAAPVRDTMKRSNASGHIVHTVDRSLLWHALTPQYFPVSILRTHLSAALAAQVPITDEASAMEWAGIMPGLVNGRMDNIKVTHPDDLQLATLFLAQQ from the coding sequence ATGTCAAACAATCCTCGTTCCATTATTGCAATTGTGCCTGCTGCAGGTGTTGGCAGTCGCATGGGGGCTGACAAACCTAAGCAATATTTAATGCTTGGCCAACAAAGCATTCTCGGCCATACATTAGATACATTGTTAGCTCACCCTGATATAGCTCAGGTTATTGTTGCATTGCATCCACAAGATAATTATTTTAGCCAATTGCCACAATCTAAACATCCTAAGTTAACCCAAGTTGTTGGTGGTGGAGAGCGTGCTGATTCTGTTTTAGCTGCGTTAGACTATGCGCATAGTCATAATCCAGATGCGTGGGCTCTTGTTCATGACGCGGCAAGACCTTGTGTAACCCACCAAGATATTACCCAATTGATTGAGTCGGTAGCTATTCATCCTCAGGGTGCCATTCTTGCTGCACCCGTTCGCGACACCATGAAGCGCAGTAACGCCAGTGGTCATATTGTTCATACTGTCGACCGCTCGTTGCTATGGCATGCATTAACGCCGCAGTATTTCCCGGTCTCGATTTTACGAACCCACTTATCGGCAGCATTAGCGGCGCAGGTACCTATTACTGATGAAGCCAGTGCCATGGAATGGGCTGGTATTATGCCGGGATTGGTTAATGGCCGAATGGATAATATCAAAGTGACTCATCCAGATGATTTACAGTTGGCAACTCTGTTTCTGGCGCAACAATAA
- the mutS gene encoding DNA mismatch repair protein MutS, whose amino-acid sequence MTVIDTSDLEKHTPMMRQYLGLKAAHPDMLLFYRMGDFYELFYDDAKRASEMLGISLTARGKSGGDPIPMAGIPYHAVEGYLAKLVNIGQSVAICEQIGDPATSKGPVERQVVRIVTPGTLTDEALLQEKQDNLLAALYQGKSGFGYATLDISSGRFVVAELPTREALEAELQRTNPAELLYSEDFADMLLINNMKGIRRRPEWEFDYDTCINLLLNQFGTKDLHGFGITDARLALQAAGCLMQYVKDTQKMALPHINSIVRFNQSESIILDAATRRNLELTQNLSGGRENTLSWVLDNTATPMGSRMLQRWIHEPLRNRQTIQYRHSAVSELIEQDLYQTLHEQLKSLGDIERIMARLALRSARPRDFSRLKQALTLLPEIQQTLATCQQPRLNTLVQLLGEFPEQHDLLERAIVDNPPMLIRDGGVIRTGYNNELDEWRKLSEGASDYLVELEAREKQQTGINTLKVGYNRVHGYYIEVSRLQSDRVPLSYQRRQTLKGTERYITPELKEYEEKVLSSQGKALALEKQLWEQLFDLLLPKLQELQQFATAAAELDILSNFAERAQLFNYQCPQMTHDIGINIEAGRHPVVERVSQAAFIANPVALTPQRQMLIVTGPNMGGKSTYMRQVALITLMAHIGCFVPADHAQIGEIDRIFTRIGASDDLASGRSTFMVEMTETANILHNATANSLVLMDEIGRGTSTYDGLALAWSAAEYLAKNVSALTLFATHYFELTQLPELLPSVINVHLDAIEHDDTIAFMHSVQEGAASKSYGLQVAALAGVPASVIKAAKHKLHQLENRDMTLSQQNPTQVSMNLLPPIPEPSLALKKLAQINPDELTPKQALDYLYELKRLSHTNTELRK is encoded by the coding sequence ATGACAGTGATTGATACCAGCGATTTAGAAAAACACACCCCGATGATGCGCCAGTATTTGGGCTTAAAAGCGGCCCATCCTGATATGTTATTGTTTTATCGAATGGGTGATTTTTATGAGCTGTTTTACGATGATGCTAAACGCGCTTCTGAAATGCTGGGTATTTCACTGACGGCTCGTGGAAAAAGCGGCGGTGACCCGATTCCCATGGCAGGCATTCCATATCACGCTGTCGAAGGCTATTTAGCAAAATTAGTTAACATTGGTCAGTCTGTAGCCATTTGTGAGCAAATTGGTGATCCAGCCACATCAAAAGGCCCTGTTGAGCGCCAAGTGGTGCGCATTGTTACCCCTGGCACCTTAACTGACGAAGCTCTACTGCAAGAAAAACAAGACAATTTATTGGCAGCACTGTATCAGGGTAAAAGCGGTTTTGGTTACGCGACTTTAGACATTTCGTCTGGTCGTTTTGTTGTTGCAGAATTACCCACTCGTGAAGCTTTAGAAGCCGAATTACAGCGGACTAATCCAGCAGAGTTACTTTACAGTGAAGATTTTGCTGACATGTTATTAATCAATAACATGAAAGGCATCCGTCGTCGCCCAGAGTGGGAGTTTGATTACGACACGTGTATTAATTTACTGCTCAATCAATTTGGTACCAAAGATTTGCACGGTTTTGGTATTACTGATGCACGATTGGCGTTACAAGCTGCAGGTTGTTTAATGCAGTATGTAAAAGATACCCAAAAGATGGCGTTACCACATATCAACTCGATTGTGCGCTTTAATCAATCTGAATCTATTATTTTAGATGCCGCAACTAGACGTAATTTAGAGTTAACTCAAAATTTATCTGGCGGGCGAGAAAATACCCTCTCATGGGTGTTAGATAATACCGCAACCCCTATGGGTAGCCGTATGTTACAACGCTGGATCCATGAACCATTACGCAATCGTCAAACTATTCAATATCGCCATAGCGCAGTCAGTGAACTCATTGAACAAGACTTATATCAAACCTTACATGAGCAACTAAAAAGCTTAGGTGATATCGAACGTATTATGGCTCGTTTAGCACTACGCAGTGCCAGACCACGTGACTTTTCACGTTTAAAGCAAGCACTAACGCTTCTGCCTGAAATCCAACAAACATTAGCAACATGCCAACAACCTCGATTAAATACGTTAGTGCAATTACTGGGTGAATTCCCTGAACAACATGATTTATTAGAACGCGCTATTGTAGACAACCCTCCCATGTTAATTCGTGATGGTGGCGTTATCCGTACTGGCTATAATAATGAGTTAGATGAATGGCGTAAGTTGAGTGAAGGCGCCAGTGATTATTTAGTCGAACTTGAAGCTCGTGAGAAACAACAAACGGGGATTAACACCTTAAAAGTCGGCTATAACCGAGTTCATGGTTACTATATTGAAGTTAGCCGTTTACAGTCAGATAGAGTGCCACTGAGCTATCAGCGTCGTCAAACACTCAAAGGCACCGAACGATATATCACCCCAGAATTGAAAGAATACGAAGAGAAAGTACTGTCTAGCCAGGGCAAAGCACTCGCGCTTGAAAAACAACTGTGGGAGCAACTGTTTGACTTGTTGTTACCTAAACTACAAGAATTACAGCAGTTTGCAACGGCTGCTGCCGAGTTAGATATATTAAGTAACTTTGCCGAACGAGCACAATTATTTAATTATCAATGCCCACAAATGACCCACGACATTGGCATTAATATTGAAGCGGGCCGCCATCCTGTCGTTGAGCGAGTTAGCCAAGCAGCGTTTATTGCTAACCCAGTTGCATTAACGCCACAGCGCCAAATGCTTATTGTCACAGGCCCAAATATGGGCGGTAAATCAACCTATATGCGCCAAGTAGCATTGATTACATTAATGGCACATATCGGCTGTTTCGTTCCAGCAGACCATGCTCAAATTGGTGAAATCGACCGGATTTTTACCCGTATTGGTGCATCAGATGATTTGGCATCAGGCCGGTCAACTTTCATGGTTGAAATGACCGAAACAGCTAATATTTTACATAATGCTACTGCAAACAGTTTAGTGTTAATGGACGAAATAGGTCGCGGCACCTCAACCTATGATGGTTTAGCACTCGCTTGGTCTGCTGCTGAATATCTAGCCAAAAACGTCAGTGCCCTGACATTATTTGCTACTCATTATTTTGAATTAACTCAATTGCCCGAGCTGTTACCGTCAGTGATTAATGTGCATTTAGATGCAATAGAACACGACGACACAATTGCCTTTATGCATTCGGTACAAGAAGGTGCGGCAAGTAAAAGTTATGGTCTACAAGTTGCGGCCCTAGCGGGTGTGCCGGCCTCCGTCATTAAAGCGGCAAAACATAAGCTTCATCAACTAGAAAACCGAGATATGACATTATCTCAACAGAATCCAACTCAAGTGAGTATGAACTTATTACCTCCAATTCCAGAGCCATCACTAGCACTGAAAAAGTTAGCCCAAATTAATCCAGACGAATTGACACCTAAACAGGCGTTAGATTATTTATATGAGTTGAAGCGATTAAGTCACACGAACACCGAGCTACGAAAATAA
- a CDS encoding protein-L-isoaspartate(D-aspartate) O-methyltransferase — protein sequence MTRVASTSAMNLAKKLAEAGIRHPAVLHAVATTPRELFLDGALAHKAYENTALPIGQGQTISQPYIVARMTELLLQHNPQKVLEIGTGSGYQAAVLASLIPELFTIERIKALQIQARQRLKRLDLHNVAFKYGDGWQGWSNRGPFDGIMVTAAAATVPQALLEQLSEHGVLIIPVGEDTQQLLKITRIGQTFKSEIIEAVKFVPLINGDLA from the coding sequence ATGACTCGTGTAGCTTCTACATCAGCAATGAATTTGGCCAAAAAACTGGCCGAGGCAGGGATTCGACATCCTGCGGTATTGCATGCTGTAGCAACAACACCACGTGAATTGTTCCTTGATGGTGCATTAGCTCATAAGGCGTATGAGAATACGGCATTACCTATCGGGCAGGGACAGACAATTTCGCAGCCTTATATTGTGGCTCGAATGACTGAACTGTTGCTGCAACATAATCCTCAAAAAGTGTTAGAAATTGGCACTGGTTCAGGTTACCAAGCCGCTGTTTTAGCATCGTTAATTCCAGAGTTATTCACAATTGAGCGTATAAAAGCATTACAAATACAAGCTCGTCAAAGACTAAAACGTCTAGATTTACATAATGTCGCATTCAAATATGGTGATGGTTGGCAAGGGTGGTCAAACCGTGGACCATTTGATGGCATAATGGTGACCGCTGCTGCTGCGACAGTACCTCAAGCATTGCTTGAACAATTATCCGAACATGGAGTATTGATTATTCCGGTAGGAGAAGACACCCAGCAATTACTCAAAATTACCCGCATCGGACAGACATTCAAATCTGAGATAATAGAGGCCGTTAAATTTGTTCCTCTCATTAATGGAGATTTGGCTTAG